The genomic region TTCTCCCTTTCCAGCTTTTCGACCGCTTCATGCAGCGGGAAGTACCAGTCGATGGAGATGCCGTAGCGCTGGGAGATGGCATCGGCGACCTCGTAGGTCTCCTCGTTGAGCCTCCCGGTGTCCAGCGCGAAGACGCCGATCTCCAGACCGGCGGCCTTGGCCAGATCGATGATGGCGACGTCCTCCAGCGAAAAGGAGCAGGCAAGTTTGACCGGGCCCTGCGCGGCTTCGAGCCCGAGGCGGAGTATATCCTGCGGGGACGCGTTCGGGGAAAGTTCAGGAACAGATTTCATAGCGGCTTCCTTTGCCAGGGTGTTACAGGAGCGGCACTCCCCTCACCCTTTAATTTCGTTGTTCACCTTGTACAATATGTAACCAAAGTAGTCAAGAAAAATTTATTCAATTGTCACACGTCAAAGTAGTGTTTACAGACAGAACAGGATAAGAGATGCAGCAAAGGCCAAGGTCAACCACGTTAAATTACTATCGCGACAGGGTTTTTAAACAGGCAACCATCCGTTATCTTCTTGGAGATCATCTTGAGGAATTATCGAAGATCGGGAATATTCCACAGCTGCGGGTAGGGTAAATCAGCTGTGGGAGGTGGGCTACAGGGGCAACATGTTACCCCTGCATACAGGTAAACAATCTAAAATAATGAATAGGAAGCTTTCAGAGATCAAGCCGACAGTTCCGGTTCATGGAGGACCCGGGTCCGCCTCCAGGCGCCGAAACGAAAGCGCAGGGACCAGATCAGCGCGGTGACGAAAACGAAGAAGGTGGCCAGGGTCCATTCTGCAACCAGCCCCGGCATGGTGTGGTCGATGAGCCACAACAGCACCAGGAAGCCGGCTGAAGAGTAGAGGAAGGTGCGGGCAATCCAGCGGGTGTCCCCCGCCGAGGCGAGCACGCAGCCGATCATGACGTTGGCTGCATCGAAGAGGCAATAAAAGGCTACGAACTTCATGATCAGGGCCCCAGCGGCCACTATGGCGGCAGCGTCACTTCCCTCTCCGGCAAATAGCGTCATGAGGGGCGCCGACGCCGTGGCGAAGAGGACCGCCATGACCAGCATCCACACCTCGCAGATCAAAAGCGACTGCCAGGCGATGGCCGGGACCTGGTCGTCCTCCCCTGCCCCGCGGGCATGGCCGACCAGGATCCCTGCGGCCTGACCCAGCCCCAGCGCCGGGAAAAAGGCGAGTCCGTTGATACGGAAGGCGATGCTTGAGGCGGCAAGCTCCACAGTCCCCAGGCGCCCGATCGCCACCAGGAAAAGGGTCCACGCGGTAAGTTCGCCGCTGATCCTGAGCCCCATGGGGGTGGCAAGGGCGAGGAACCGGCGCCATTCCAACCAGTCAAGGCGCCGGGCGATCCGGTCCGAGAAGCCTCCGCCGAGGGCGAAGATGCCCAGGTAGAGCACGGCGGCAACGGCCTGGGCGCTTACGGTAGCAGCCGCCGCCCCGGCAATACCCATCCGCGGAAAGCCCCAGGCGCCGAGGACGAGCCCCCAGGCGAGCAGCGCGTTGACGATCAAGGAGATGAAGGTCACCACCGTGACCACGGCAGGGCGCCCTATTCCCGAGAGCCACCCCGCGAGCGCCGAGCCGAGCACGGGGAACAAGGATCCGGCCATGCAGAGCAGGAAATAAACCTGCTCGTCGCCTGAAACCTGCGGCTCATGCCCCGCCAAAAGGAAAAGCTGCGCCAGGGGCCAGGCGCAGGCAAGTGCCAGGATTCCGGATGCGATTGAGGTGTGGATGCCGAGCCAGGCAGACCTGCGGACCCCGCCAGCGTCGCCCCGCCCGTGATTGTGGGCAACAAAGGTCCCGGCGTAACCGGCGGTCCCGAAAAGGAACCCCTGGAACAGGATGACCGCGAGCCCGGAAGGACCGATCGCCGCCACCGCCGCGCTGGAGTGCCGTGCCAGTATCAGCGCGTCGATGATCTGCATCAAGGTTATGGTGGAAGTGGAGAGGATCATGGGGCCTGCAAGTTTCAGCAGGCGCGGGATATGGTTCTGTTTCATACCGGCAATGTACCTCATCAGGTTCGGCACTGTCGAGCACTAAGGCCCTCTTTCCAAAAACAAGGTCGGCTTCCACCGGCATGCAATGCAACAGGTGAGATTTTGCGTTGCCTTCTCAGCACGATTCGGATAAATTCACACAATTAGCTAAAGAATCCTGAGCAAGTGAGTCGCACAATAAAGGAGGAAATAAAAGCTATGGACCGTAGGGTAATGAGGAAGTCGTTAGCCGCTTTGTCACTGACGGCGCTGGCTATGACACAGACACTGTGGGCAGCAGAACAGGCGTCGTCTGCGAAACAGAAGGACGTTAAGTCCTGTTCGGTCTGCCACAAGCCCGTGGACGGGCAGATGCGGGCCTTCTTCGACCAGGTTGCGCTCAAGTCGGACAGCATCCAGCTAAAGCTCGACAACTCCTTCGAGGTGGTGAAGTTCGACGCGGAAGAGCTCAAGGTCATCAATGGCTCCGACCCGAAGAACGTGAAGAAGTCTCTGAAAGACATCAAGAAGGGCCACGAGGTCAGGGTGGCTTACGTCGTCGGGGCGGACGGCATGAAGCAGATCTCGGAGATCTCCATCAAGCCCGCCATGAAGGTGCCTGCGGAAAAGCAGGTGAAGGTCGAAGAGGTGGAAAAACTGTTGTCGGGAAAGGTGAAATACACCCTGGTAGACGCCCGTCCCCCGGTAAAGTTCCAGGAGGGATCGATCCCGACCGCGATCAACATCCCGCTCCCTGCTTTCCAGAAGAACCTGGACAAGCTCCCCAAGGACAAGGGGGAGTTGCTGGTCTACTTCTGTGCCGGAGTCACGTGAGCGCTCAGTCCCTCTTCCGCCCGTGAGGCGGAAAAAGCCGGCTACACCAACGTGAAGATCTTCCACGACGGAATGCCCGAGTGGAACAAGAGAAATTTCACCGTCCTGAGCGCGCAATCCCTCAGGGAGGGGTGGCTGGACAAAGAGGTCTCGTCCGTGCTGGTCGACCTGCGTCCCGAGAAAGAGGCCAAGGCCGGCCACATCAAGGGGGCGGTAAACCTGAATCCCGAAGCCGTTATCGCTGCGCTCAAACCGTTCAAGGAGCAAAAGCCCCCTATCGTGATCTATGACTCCAAGGGGGAAGGAAGCGCGGAGAAGGTCGCCACGGCGCTCGTGAAGGCAGGGTTCCCGGGACCGCGGGTCCTTTCCGGCGGTTTTGCCGCCTGGCAGGGAGCGAAGCTGGCCGTCGAGGCTGAAGCCCCGGCAACGAAGATCGCCTATGTTCCCAAACCCAAGGCCGGCTCCATATCCGTTGCCGAGTTCCAGGCGCTGGCCAAGGCGCTCCCGGAAAACGTTTTGATCGTCGACGTGCGCGGTGGCGACGAGGTCGAGAAAGGGATGATCAAGGGGGCGAGGAACATCCCAGCCGACGAAGTCGCCTCGCGGCTGGCCGAGATCCCCAAGGAGAAGGAGCTCGTGCTGCACTGCACGACCGGCGCCCGGGCGGAGATGGCGTACAACATCCTGAAAGACAAGGGGTACAAGGCGCGCTTCCTCGACGCCAGCATCACCGTCGCCAGCGACGGCGGGTTCCAGATCAAGTAGGCCCTCTTGCGGTCAACTGAAAAACGCCTCGACGGCTGCCCGTCGGGGCGTTTTTGTTCCAGGCGTCACCCTGTCTGGTTCGCCGGTTTCCACTCCCGCGGGTTTTGCTGAATCGCCAAGAGGAGGATGGGATCGAGCTTGAAATTCTTGTAGATGTAGTGGCTGGTGACTTCCTGAGCCTCCTCCTTGCGTTGTCCGAACCGGTCCGGTGGGGAGCAGCGGTACTCGATGAAGGAAAGCGTCGCAGGATTGAATAAAAGAGTGGCGGACCATCCTCTGCGCAGGGAACTTCGACCTACAGCGATATCGATCGCAGAGTCCAGTTTCAGCACTTTGGCTTCGCCGTTCATTGCAGTGTAACTGCATGTCCTCATAGGCCCGACCTCCTGGATTATTGTCGCCAACATCCTGAACCTGGTCATGAGCAGCCCGAAACAATAAAAGCCCACCAAAAATGAAATGGCAGGCTCTGACTGGCCACTTCGACAACCCCTCTTTCCAGAATGCTGGACAGGTGGCTTTGCGTCCCCAGGTTACCCTGGGTTTGCCTTTTCGTGTGTATGAGTTTTCCGTCTGGATATGGATACGATAATTAGCAGCAATTGTCAATCAGGATGTGACTGGGCGTCTATGACATTCCCGCCTCGTTTTGTGACTTTCCCCTCCGCCCCTTCGCCACGGCAAAGCAAAAAATAGGTAGCAAAATAATAGATAGCATGCTACCTATTATGCATGACCCAATCACCAACAAAGAAGATCACCAAGAACAACCTCCTCTTCCACCTGGGGTTACTCACCAGGAACTGGCGCAAAGTCCTGAACGCGGATTTCCAGAACTGCGGCCTCACCGAAGCCACCTGGCGTCCGCTTCTGCATCTCAGCCACCTGGGCGACGGCATCCGCCAGAAGGACTTAGCCGCCTCGGTCGGCATCGAAGGGCCGTCCATGGTGCGCCTCGTCG from Citrifermentans bremense harbors:
- a CDS encoding rhodanese-like domain-containing protein, coding for MDRRVMRKSLAALSLTALAMTQTLWAAEQASSAKQKDVKSCSVCHKPVDGQMRAFFDQVALKSDSIQLKLDNSFEVVKFDAEELKVINGSDPKNVKKSLKDIKKGHEVRVAYVVGADGMKQISEISIKPAMKVPAEKQVKVEEVEKLLSGKVKYTLVDARPPVKFQEGSIPTAINIPLPAFQKNLDKLPKDKGELLVYFCAGVTUALSPSSAREAEKAGYTNVKIFHDGMPEWNKRNFTVLSAQSLREGWLDKEVSSVLVDLRPEKEAKAGHIKGAVNLNPEAVIAALKPFKEQKPPIVIYDSKGEGSAEKVATALVKAGFPGPRVLSGGFAAWQGAKLAVEAEAPATKIAYVPKPKAGSISVAEFQALAKALPENVLIVDVRGGDEVEKGMIKGARNIPADEVASRLAEIPKEKELVLHCTTGARAEMAYNILKDKGYKARFLDASITVASDGGFQIK
- a CDS encoding MATE family efflux transporter is translated as MKQNHIPRLLKLAGPMILSTSTITLMQIIDALILARHSSAAVAAIGPSGLAVILFQGFLFGTAGYAGTFVAHNHGRGDAGGVRRSAWLGIHTSIASGILALACAWPLAQLFLLAGHEPQVSGDEQVYFLLCMAGSLFPVLGSALAGWLSGIGRPAVVTVVTFISLIVNALLAWGLVLGAWGFPRMGIAGAAAATVSAQAVAAVLYLGIFALGGGFSDRIARRLDWLEWRRFLALATPMGLRISGELTAWTLFLVAIGRLGTVELAASSIAFRINGLAFFPALGLGQAAGILVGHARGAGEDDQVPAIAWQSLLICEVWMLVMAVLFATASAPLMTLFAGEGSDAAAIVAAGALIMKFVAFYCLFDAANVMIGCVLASAGDTRWIARTFLYSSAGFLVLLWLIDHTMPGLVAEWTLATFFVFVTALIWSLRFRFGAWRRTRVLHEPELSA